The following coding sequences lie in one Psychrobacter arenosus genomic window:
- the folE gene encoding GTP cyclohydrolase I FolE, whose amino-acid sequence MSDQNFPNEVLYSKLIASTGENLQRPGLVDTPIRAAKAFSYLTQGYDQSLEEVTNKAVFPSSSRELVLVQNIEFYSLCEHHMLPFHGVAHVGYLPDGQVLGLSKFARIIDMYARRLQIQENLTEQVAQAIMDITGCSGAAVVMDASHMCMMMRGVGKQHSTTRTTSMLGAFTSDMQARSEFLNAVPRRQPAFG is encoded by the coding sequence ATGTCTGACCAAAATTTTCCAAACGAAGTTCTTTATAGCAAACTCATTGCCTCTACCGGTGAAAATCTCCAGCGCCCCGGCCTAGTAGATACCCCGATTCGTGCAGCCAAAGCTTTTTCATATCTGACCCAAGGCTATGATCAGTCGTTAGAGGAAGTCACTAATAAAGCCGTATTTCCTTCGAGTAGCCGCGAGCTAGTATTGGTACAGAATATTGAGTTTTATTCGCTCTGTGAGCATCATATGTTGCCTTTCCATGGCGTTGCCCATGTTGGTTATCTGCCGGATGGTCAAGTGTTAGGGCTGTCAAAATTTGCTCGTATTATCGATATGTATGCGCGCCGCCTACAAATTCAAGAGAACCTAACTGAGCAAGTCGCCCAAGCTATTATGGATATCACGGGCTGTAGCGGTGCAGCAGTGGTTATGGATGCCTCGCATATGTGTATGATGATGCGCGGTGTCGGCAAACAGCACTCAACTACTCGTACCACCTCAATGCTAGGCGCCTTTACTAGCGATATGCAGGCGCGTAGTGAGTTCCTTAATGCTGTGCCCAGACGTCAGCCTGCTTTTGGCTAA